One window of Geothermobacter hydrogeniphilus genomic DNA carries:
- a CDS encoding DNA translocase FtsK — MSDDKPFFREHLQKEIAGFFWLAFGIFTLLSLVSFNINDPSFNNNLHPAQINNFGGVVGAHLADLFFQLIGLPAFLVPLACFLFAWRLLKFRDVKVRLYKIGAFLLLLLSLDGLLALHWRLVSPFGQPINEAGGALGRMFADLLRGYLNLTGAFIVLLVFFLVAFMLVARFSLVLFLEGLAERAGTFLNKRRDARRARKKQKALDKGVRLDKEPIIVQAEPVQLPPPAPKVTRGKRRKKEPPEEQEAFEFLEPTGTYHPPTLNLLDHEGAPAPPVDRDALMMNARLLEKKLKDFGVDGEVSEVKPGPVVTMYEFAPAPGVKVNKIAGLADDLAMALQALSIRIVAPIPGRGVVGIEIPNKQRETVYLKDIFLSPEFQKSGGRLPMALGNDIFGHTVVSDLAKMPHLLVAGSTGSGKSVSINTMILSLLYRATPHDVRLIMVDPKMLELSIYEGIPHLLLPVVTDPKKASLALAWAVREMERRYKLMADKGVRNIDGYNKKIAKEEKEAEKLRARGKMVVEEVTEALDPDAPIPDPEEVLDHGHLPYIVVIVDELADLMMVAGREIEESVARLAQMARAAGIHLILATQRPSVDVITGLIKANFPTRISFKVFSRTDSRTILDSMGAESLLGMGDMLFLPPGTGVLQRVHGAFVSELEVQRVVDFLKKQGDPEYDKSILEAPAAADSGSVDDDYDEKWDEALAIISETRQASISMLQRRLRLGYNRAARMIEKMEQEGIVGPSDGTSRPREVFIGKM; from the coding sequence ATGAGCGACGACAAACCATTTTTCCGCGAGCACCTGCAAAAGGAAATCGCCGGTTTTTTCTGGCTGGCCTTCGGCATCTTCACGCTGTTGAGCCTGGTCTCCTTCAACATCAACGATCCTTCCTTCAACAACAACCTGCACCCAGCGCAGATCAACAACTTCGGCGGTGTGGTCGGCGCCCATCTGGCCGACCTTTTCTTTCAGCTTATCGGCCTGCCGGCCTTCCTGGTGCCGCTGGCCTGTTTTCTGTTCGCCTGGCGGCTGCTCAAGTTCCGCGATGTCAAGGTGCGCCTCTACAAGATCGGCGCTTTCCTGCTGCTGCTGCTGAGCCTTGACGGCCTGCTGGCCCTGCACTGGCGGCTGGTCAGCCCCTTCGGCCAGCCGATCAACGAGGCCGGCGGAGCCCTGGGCCGGATGTTCGCTGATCTGCTGCGCGGCTATCTCAACCTCACCGGCGCCTTCATCGTGCTGCTGGTCTTTTTCCTGGTCGCCTTCATGCTGGTGGCGCGTTTTTCCCTGGTGCTTTTCCTGGAAGGCCTGGCCGAGCGGGCCGGAACCTTTCTCAACAAGCGCCGGGATGCGCGACGCGCCCGAAAAAAACAGAAGGCCCTGGATAAAGGGGTCAGACTGGACAAGGAACCGATCATTGTCCAGGCCGAACCGGTGCAGCTGCCGCCGCCCGCCCCCAAGGTTACCCGCGGCAAACGCAGAAAGAAGGAGCCGCCGGAAGAGCAGGAGGCGTTCGAGTTTCTCGAACCGACCGGCACCTACCACCCGCCGACCCTCAACCTGCTTGACCACGAGGGTGCTCCGGCGCCGCCCGTCGACCGCGACGCGCTGATGATGAACGCCCGCCTGCTGGAGAAAAAGCTGAAAGACTTCGGCGTCGACGGCGAGGTTTCCGAGGTCAAGCCGGGTCCGGTGGTCACCATGTACGAGTTCGCTCCGGCGCCGGGCGTCAAGGTCAACAAGATCGCCGGGCTGGCCGATGACCTGGCGATGGCCCTGCAGGCGCTGTCGATCCGCATTGTCGCGCCGATTCCCGGCCGCGGCGTGGTCGGAATCGAAATTCCCAACAAGCAGCGGGAAACCGTCTACCTGAAGGATATTTTCCTGTCGCCGGAATTCCAGAAAAGCGGCGGCCGGCTGCCGATGGCGCTCGGCAACGACATCTTCGGCCATACGGTGGTCTCCGATCTGGCCAAGATGCCCCACCTGCTGGTCGCCGGTTCGACCGGCAGCGGCAAGTCGGTTTCCATCAACACCATGATTCTCTCGCTCCTCTACCGGGCGACGCCGCACGACGTACGGCTGATCATGGTCGACCCGAAAATGCTCGAACTCTCCATCTACGAGGGGATTCCCCACCTGCTGCTGCCGGTGGTCACCGACCCGAAGAAGGCGTCGCTGGCCCTGGCCTGGGCGGTAAGGGAGATGGAACGGCGCTACAAGCTGATGGCCGACAAGGGCGTACGCAATATCGACGGCTACAACAAGAAGATCGCCAAAGAAGAGAAAGAGGCGGAAAAACTCAGGGCGCGCGGAAAGATGGTTGTCGAGGAGGTGACCGAAGCGCTCGACCCCGATGCTCCGATTCCGGATCCGGAAGAGGTGCTCGACCATGGCCACCTGCCCTATATCGTCGTCATTGTCGATGAACTGGCCGACCTGATGATGGTTGCCGGCCGCGAAATCGAGGAGAGCGTCGCCCGCCTGGCACAGATGGCCCGCGCCGCCGGCATCCACCTGATTCTCGCTACCCAGCGGCCGAGCGTCGATGTCATCACCGGCCTGATCAAGGCCAACTTCCCGACGCGCATCTCCTTCAAGGTCTTCTCGCGCACCGACTCGCGCACCATCCTCGACTCGATGGGGGCCGAAAGCCTGCTCGGCATGGGTGACATGCTCTTCCTGCCACCCGGAACGGGGGTCCTGCAGCGCGTTCACGGCGCCTTCGTCTCCGAACTGGAAGTCCAGCGGGTGGTTGATTTTCTCAAAAAACAGGGTGATCCCGAGTACGACAAGAGCATCCTCGAAGCCCCGGCCGCTGCCGACAGCGGCAGCGTCGATGATGACTACGACGAAAAGTGGGATGAAGCCCTGGCCATCATCAGTGAGACCCGCCAGGCCTCGATCTCGATGCTGCAGCGCCGCCTGCGCCTCGGCTACAACCGGGCGGCGCGGATGATCGAAAAGATGGAGCAGGAAGGAATCGTCGGCCCCTCCGACGGCACCAGCCGTCCGCGCGAGGTGTTTATCGGCAAGATGTGA
- a CDS encoding undecaprenyl-diphosphate phosphatase: MTLGQAVFLGVVQGVAEFLPISSSGHLAIAQHYLRGFEQPGVLFDVLLHLGTMLAVVIYFRSELAALIVSPLRRTDEQRKNFRLLGLLLLASIPTGIIGLTFKETFEGLFDNIPLVASMLLVTGTLLFICERFRNGRRDESRLTAVDAILVGIAQGLSIMPGISRSGSTIATLLLRGVEGETAARFSFLLALPAVGGATLLSIRDLQQVATGTLPAYLAGATAAFIVGLFSIHLLMGVIRRRRLAAFGIYCWAVGLLVLLLNL, translated from the coding sequence ATGACTTTGGGACAAGCTGTTTTTCTCGGCGTCGTGCAGGGTGTTGCGGAGTTCCTGCCGATTTCAAGTTCCGGCCACCTGGCCATCGCCCAGCACTACCTGCGCGGCTTCGAACAACCGGGCGTCCTGTTTGACGTGCTGCTACACCTCGGCACCATGCTGGCGGTAGTCATCTACTTCCGGAGCGAACTGGCCGCGCTGATCGTCTCGCCGCTGCGCCGCACCGACGAACAGCGGAAGAATTTCCGTCTGCTCGGCCTGCTGCTGCTGGCCTCGATTCCAACCGGCATCATCGGCCTCACTTTCAAAGAGACCTTTGAAGGACTGTTCGACAACATTCCACTGGTGGCCTCCATGCTGCTGGTCACCGGCACCCTGCTCTTCATCTGTGAACGCTTCCGCAACGGCCGACGCGACGAAAGCCGCCTTACAGCCGTCGATGCCATCCTGGTCGGTATCGCCCAGGGGCTGTCCATCATGCCGGGCATTTCCCGCTCCGGGTCAACCATCGCCACCCTGCTGCTGAGGGGCGTCGAGGGCGAGACCGCGGCGCGCTTTTCCTTTCTGCTGGCCCTTCCCGCCGTCGGCGGCGCCACCCTGCTTTCCATCAGGGACCTGCAGCAGGTCGCGACCGGGACGTTGCCGGCCTACCTGGCCGGGGCCACGGCTGCTTTCATCGTCGGACTGTTCTCGATACACCTGCTGATGGGCGTCATCCGCCGCAGACGGCTGGCGGCCTTCGGTATCTACTGCTGGGCGGTCGGGCTGCTGGTGCTGTTACTGAATCTTTAG